In Choloepus didactylus isolate mChoDid1 chromosome 18, mChoDid1.pri, whole genome shotgun sequence, a single genomic region encodes these proteins:
- the CRYBA1 gene encoding beta-crystallin A3, with translation METQAEQQELETLPTTKMAQTNPMPGSLGPWKITIYDQENFQGKRMEFTSSCPNVSECSFDNVRSLKVECGAWIGYEHTSFCGQQFILERGEYPRWDAWSGSNAYHIERLMSFRPICSANHKESKITIFEKENFIGRQWEICDDYPSLQAMGWFNNEVGSMKIQCGAWVCYQYPGYRGYQYILECDHHGGDYKHWREWGSHAQTSQIQSVRRIQQ, from the exons AAACCCTTCCAACCACCAAGATGGCTCAGACCAATCCCATGCCAGGGTCCCTGGGGCCATGGAAG ATAACCATCTATGACCAGGAGAACTTCCAGGGCAAGAGGATGGAGTTCACCAGCTCCTGCCCAAATGTCTCTGAGTGCAGTTTTGATAATGTCCGGTCTCTCAAAGTGGAATGTGGCGC CTGGATCGGTTATGAGCACACCAGCTTCTGTGGGCAACAGTTTATCCTGGAGAGAGGAGAATACCCTCGCTGGGATGCCTGGAGCGGGAGTAATGCCTACCACATTGAGCGTCTCATGTCCTTCCGTCCCATCTGTTCAGCT AATCATAAGGAGTCTAAGATTACCATCTTtgagaaagaaaactttattGGACGCCAGTGGGAGATCTGTGATGACTACCCATCCTTGCAAGCCATGGGATGGTTCAACAACGAAGTTGGTTCAATGAAGATACAATGTGGAGC TTGGGTTTGCTACCAATATCCTGGATACCGTGGGTATCAATATATCTTGGAATGTGATCATCATGGAGGAGACTATAAACACTGGAGAGAGTGGGGTTCTCACGCCCAGACTTCCCAGATCCAATCAGTTCGCCGTATCCAACAGTAG